The proteins below come from a single Acidobacteriota bacterium genomic window:
- a CDS encoding carboxymuconolactone decarboxylase family protein, whose translation MNKEPSAIENLLGDFAPKLVELTDDVLFGDVWEREGLSKRDRSLITVTALIALNRTEQLRFHLGKAVENGLTREELVEVITHLAFYSGWPNAMNAILLAKELFSKPAGEDGGNATR comes from the coding sequence ATGAACAAAGAACCATCTGCAATTGAAAACCTGCTCGGAGACTTCGCGCCAAAACTGGTCGAATTAACGGATGATGTGTTATTTGGGGATGTCTGGGAACGTGAAGGCTTATCCAAACGCGACCGCAGCCTGATCACAGTGACTGCCTTGATCGCATTGAATCGCACGGAGCAGTTGCGTTTTCATCTGGGAAAAGCCGTCGAAAATGGCCTGACCAGGGAAGAACTGGTCGAAGTCATTACGCATCTGGCGTTTTATTCCGGCTGGCCAAATGCAATGAACGCCATCCTGCTTGCAAAGGAATTATTTTCGAAACCCGCTGGTGAAGATGGCGGAAACGCCACCCGTTGA
- a CDS encoding antibiotic biosynthesis monooxygenase — translation MKTKLLLKVGACALTLFLASAHGSVLTMQKQEPLVRIAELEIDPAQLENYKVFLKEGIETAIRVEPGVLTLYAVAEKEHPTRIRIFETYASEESYHAHLETPHFKKYKTATQQMVKSLKLVETTPILLGAKAK, via the coding sequence ATGAAAACGAAACTATTGTTGAAGGTTGGTGCGTGTGCGCTGACGCTATTTCTGGCAAGTGCACACGGGAGCGTACTGACAATGCAAAAACAAGAACCTCTGGTACGAATCGCCGAACTCGAAATTGATCCGGCGCAGTTGGAAAATTACAAAGTCTTTTTGAAGGAAGGAATTGAGACTGCGATTCGCGTGGAGCCGGGCGTCCTGACCTTGTATGCCGTCGCGGAAAAAGAGCATCCCACGCGCATCCGTATTTTTGAAACATACGCGAGTGAGGAGTCTTACCACGCACATCTCGAAACGCCGCATTTCAAAAAGTACAAAACCGCCACACAGCAGATGGTGAAATCGCTCAAACTGGTCGAGACAACACCCATTCTGCTCGGCGCGAAAGCAAAGTGA
- a CDS encoding Gfo/Idh/MocA family oxidoreductase: MANKTYQYGVFGVGRIGKVHAAIVQNQGHQIVAIGDESQAAVVAAQEELAFGEVRIFLDSAQMAQEMAGAMDAVIIASHTKHHARDALPFVKLKIPTYLEKPLTDGLQEAFAFVEAIGRAPNQIQIGLQRRYDPALLYTRQLIQSGVVGELREIRCILRDQYPPPETYSSRGLIIDMGIHVADEAIFLLDEFPNEVWASMHHTRGYASPIDEGGDTAFVTFTTSSGVLGRLDLSRTHSSGYNNETYIIGTKGTIHTGRFAGYPGPIHVEVWQPNGKLHPDSKTFEMTYMTRPFPEFLPRFDIAYARAHQQFRADIERDKAFAVTQNEVLDAQVFAEAAHRSAQHAGVRYRLQRYNDLSEYKAACIANGLIDSD, encoded by the coding sequence ATGGCGAATAAAACGTATCAATACGGCGTGTTTGGCGTTGGCCGCATTGGCAAGGTGCACGCGGCCATCGTGCAAAATCAGGGGCATCAGATCGTAGCCATCGGCGACGAGTCGCAAGCTGCGGTCGTGGCTGCGCAGGAGGAGCTTGCGTTTGGTGAAGTGAGAATCTTTCTCGATTCAGCTCAGATGGCGCAGGAAATGGCGGGGGCAATGGATGCCGTCATCATCGCTTCGCACACCAAGCATCACGCGCGGGACGCGCTGCCATTCGTCAAGCTGAAAATCCCGACTTATCTGGAAAAACCTTTGACGGATGGCTTACAGGAAGCATTCGCGTTTGTCGAAGCGATTGGTCGCGCCCCTAACCAAATTCAAATTGGATTGCAGCGACGCTATGATCCGGCGCTGTTATACACCCGGCAACTGATTCAGTCTGGTGTGGTGGGGGAACTCCGCGAAATCCGCTGCATCCTGCGCGACCAATATCCGCCACCGGAAACCTATAGCAGCCGTGGGTTGATTATTGACATGGGCATCCATGTCGCAGACGAAGCGATTTTCTTGCTGGACGAATTTCCGAATGAGGTTTGGGCCAGCATGCATCACACGCGAGGCTACGCCAGCCCGATTGACGAAGGCGGCGACACGGCCTTTGTGACGTTCACAACTTCGTCTGGCGTGTTGGGACGGCTTGACCTGAGTCGCACGCATTCTTCCGGCTATAACAACGAGACGTACATCATCGGCACGAAAGGCACAATTCACACGGGACGTTTTGCCGGATACCCAGGCCCCATTCACGTAGAGGTTTGGCAACCGAACGGTAAATTGCACCCCGATTCCAAAACCTTTGAGATGACGTATATGACGCGGCCATTCCCGGAATTCCTGCCGCGCTTTGACATCGCTTACGCTCGCGCTCATCAACAGTTCCGCGCGGACATCGAACGCGACAAAGCCTTTGCCGTGACGCAAAACGAAGTTCTGGATGCACAGGTGTTCGCAGAAGCGGCGCACCGTTCAGCGCAACACGCGGGAGTGCGCTACCGGTTGCAGCGATATAATGATTTGTCGGAATACAAAGCTGCGTGCATCGCCAATGGGCTGATAGACAGCGACTAG
- a CDS encoding aldo/keto reductase yields the protein MQKRKLGNNNLEVSAIGLGCMGISFGLGPAIDRQEGVALIRAAFEQGVTFFDTAEAYGPFTNEELVGEALAPFREQVVIATKFGFAGGKPMDGLDSRPENIRNVAEAALKRLGTDRIDLFYQHRVDPNVPIEDVAGAVKDLIQQGKVKHFGLSEAGAQTIRRAHAVLPVAALQSEYSLWWREPEAEILPTLEELGIGFVPFSPLGKGFLTGKIDETTTFDSTDFRNIVPRFSPENRKANQSVVELISEIAQRKNATPAQIALAWVLAQKPWIVPIPGTTKLHRLTENLGAANIELAPDDLREIDNAVSKLTVQGERYPAAMQQLINR from the coding sequence ATGCAGAAACGCAAACTTGGAAACAACAATTTGGAAGTGTCGGCCATCGGGTTGGGCTGTATGGGAATAAGCTTTGGCCTCGGTCCGGCGATTGACCGACAGGAAGGGGTCGCGTTGATTCGCGCCGCCTTTGAACAGGGCGTGACATTTTTTGACACCGCTGAAGCTTACGGCCCCTTCACCAACGAAGAACTCGTCGGCGAAGCGCTTGCGCCATTTCGTGAGCAGGTCGTGATCGCCACCAAATTCGGCTTTGCGGGTGGAAAACCAATGGACGGTCTCGATAGCCGACCGGAAAACATCAGGAACGTTGCAGAGGCTGCCTTAAAACGGTTGGGAACGGATCGCATTGATCTGTTCTACCAACACCGCGTTGACCCAAACGTGCCAATTGAGGACGTGGCGGGAGCCGTAAAAGACCTGATCCAGCAAGGAAAAGTGAAGCATTTCGGTCTATCAGAAGCGGGCGCACAGACCATTCGTCGCGCACACGCCGTTCTGCCCGTCGCCGCGCTTCAGAGCGAATACTCGCTGTGGTGGCGCGAACCGGAAGCGGAAATCCTGCCGACGCTGGAAGAACTCGGCATCGGTTTCGTCCCTTTCAGTCCGTTGGGCAAAGGCTTTCTGACAGGGAAAATTGACGAAACCACGACCTTTGACAGCACGGATTTTCGCAACATTGTCCCGCGCTTTTCGCCGGAAAATCGCAAAGCGAATCAAAGTGTCGTTGAGCTGATCAGCGAGATAGCCCAGCGCAAGAATGCCACGCCTGCACAAATTGCGCTCGCCTGGGTGCTGGCTCAGAAGCCGTGGATCGTACCGATTCCGGGAACCACGAAACTGCACCGCTTAACAGAAAACCTTGGCGCGGCAAACATTGAATTAGCGCCAGACGACTTGCGCGAAATTGACAACGCCGTGTCGAAACTTACTGTGCAAGGAGAGCGCTATCCCGCTGCGATGCAACAGTTGATCAATCGCTGA
- a CDS encoding DUF2255 family protein, producing the protein MNAWTSEELSKIAAAEELEIASLGRNGTPRNAVPIWVVRHGDDLYVRSYKGRSSAWYRAAQASHRGHIRAGGVEKDVTFVEETDPGINDQIDAAYRTKYRSYGASYVNAMIASHARSATIKLAPR; encoded by the coding sequence ATGAATGCATGGACGAGTGAAGAACTCAGCAAAATCGCAGCAGCAGAAGAGTTGGAGATTGCGTCACTCGGACGCAACGGTACGCCGCGAAATGCGGTGCCGATTTGGGTCGTGCGTCACGGCGACGATCTCTACGTCCGCTCCTACAAAGGGCGCAGCAGCGCCTGGTACCGCGCCGCCCAAGCAAGTCATAGAGGTCACATCCGTGCCGGCGGCGTTGAGAAAGATGTTACCTTTGTGGAGGAAACTGACCCCGGTATCAACGACCAGATTGACGCCGCGTATCGCACCAAGTACCGCAGTTACGGAGCAAGCTACGTCAACGCCATGATAGCGTCCCACGCGCGCTCTGCGACGATCAAACTAGCGCCCCGCTGA
- a CDS encoding zinc-dependent alcohol dehydrogenase family protein, with translation MRATVMFGAGDVRIENVPDASLIEPTDAVVTVTRACICGSDLWPYKAMEPSETGRVMGHEAIGIVEAVGSDVRTIKAGDLVVMPFAFSDGTCVFCHEGLQTSCVHGGFFGTNQVAGAQAEAVRVPLADGTLFVLPVGKDDALMPSLLTLSDVMGTGHHAAVVARVGPGKSVAVVGDGAVGLCGVIAAKRLGAEQIIILGHHRDRIALAKEFGATDVVSGRGDEAVERVRDLTDGFGVHSVLECVGTDRAMLTAISVARPGGAVGRVGVPQDEMMPASQSAFYRNVTVGGGPAPVRAYIGELLPDVLEGRIEPGRVFDQVIGLDEVPDGYRAMNEREALKVMVKP, from the coding sequence ATGCGTGCAACTGTCATGTTCGGCGCAGGCGACGTTCGTATCGAAAACGTCCCTGACGCAAGTCTGATCGAGCCGACCGATGCGGTCGTCACCGTCACTCGCGCTTGCATTTGCGGCAGCGACCTGTGGCCGTACAAGGCTATGGAACCAAGCGAAACGGGCCGCGTTATGGGACACGAGGCCATCGGCATCGTCGAAGCCGTCGGCTCCGACGTCCGCACCATTAAAGCCGGTGACCTGGTTGTCATGCCATTCGCTTTTTCCGACGGTACCTGCGTTTTTTGCCACGAAGGGCTGCAAACCTCGTGCGTCCATGGCGGATTTTTCGGCACAAATCAGGTCGCCGGAGCGCAGGCCGAAGCCGTTCGCGTCCCGCTGGCTGACGGAACGCTCTTCGTGCTGCCAGTCGGCAAAGACGACGCGTTGATGCCGTCGCTGCTTACGCTTTCGGACGTGATGGGAACGGGCCACCACGCTGCTGTCGTCGCCAGAGTCGGTCCCGGCAAGTCCGTGGCCGTTGTCGGAGACGGCGCTGTCGGTCTGTGCGGCGTGATCGCGGCGAAGCGGCTTGGTGCCGAGCAGATCATCATCCTCGGTCATCACCGCGACCGCATCGCACTGGCAAAAGAGTTCGGCGCGACCGACGTCGTCAGCGGGCGCGGCGACGAGGCGGTCGAGCGCGTGCGCGATTTGACTGACGGCTTTGGCGTCCATTCCGTCCTTGAATGTGTCGGCACCGACCGGGCGATGCTCACCGCGATCAGCGTTGCGCGTCCGGGCGGCGCAGTCGGCCGCGTAGGCGTTCCGCAGGACGAGATGATGCCCGCGTCGCAATCGGCGTTCTACCGCAACGTCACTGTCGGCGGCGGCCCTGCGCCGGTCCGCGCCTACATTGGAGAGCTTTTGCCCGACGTGCTCGAAGGCAGGATTGAGCCGGGCCGCGTCTTCGACCAAGTGATTGGCCTTGATGAAGTGCCTGACGGTTATCGTGCGATGAATGAGCGGGAGGCGCTCAAAGTCATGGTCAAGCCCTGA
- a CDS encoding helix-turn-helix transcriptional regulator has protein sequence MIPETTSIEGFEHYVGGKCLFAGQGEAWRDVKAWIIELPSVGETLPLPSVSEPFLAWTVSGEIEFQERENEGPWVIHRIRKGSFFLTSGGAPYDVRWKALTSDPFEAMSVFIELPLLQRALEEVFGTDAAQVRLRDLSAFNDVALDSLMKRLRDELMRPQASPLFVQGIAQAVAIHLARNYALIAEESHSGSPSLPGYKLRQITDWMAEHLAEDFNLARLAAHAGLSKFHFQRLFKRAMGVSPSRYHINLRLNLARRLLRETHKSVVEIALEVGYANPSHFAQLFRRETGLSPSDYRRQR, from the coding sequence ATGATTCCTGAAACAACCTCTATCGAAGGTTTTGAACACTATGTGGGCGGGAAATGCCTGTTTGCCGGTCAAGGCGAGGCTTGGCGAGATGTCAAAGCCTGGATTATCGAACTGCCCTCTGTCGGCGAAACCTTACCTCTTCCTTCGGTCAGTGAACCCTTCCTTGCCTGGACTGTTTCGGGCGAGATTGAGTTTCAGGAGCGAGAAAACGAGGGTCCTTGGGTCATACATCGGATCCGGAAAGGATCATTCTTTCTCACCTCAGGAGGCGCTCCGTACGATGTTCGCTGGAAGGCGCTGACGTCCGATCCGTTTGAGGCCATGTCGGTATTCATCGAATTACCGCTGCTGCAACGCGCATTGGAAGAGGTCTTCGGTACTGACGCTGCTCAGGTGCGATTACGAGATCTTTCGGCCTTTAACGATGTGGCTCTGGATTCTTTGATGAAGCGATTACGCGATGAGCTGATGCGCCCACAGGCAAGTCCATTGTTCGTGCAAGGCATTGCCCAGGCAGTCGCGATTCACTTGGCTCGAAACTATGCCCTGATCGCTGAAGAGTCGCATAGCGGCAGTCCCTCACTTCCCGGCTATAAGCTCCGGCAGATCACGGACTGGATGGCTGAACACCTTGCCGAAGACTTCAATCTTGCCCGACTGGCGGCGCACGCCGGGTTGAGCAAGTTTCACTTTCAGCGCCTGTTCAAACGCGCGATGGGCGTCTCTCCTTCGCGGTACCACATTAATTTGCGCCTGAACCTTGCGCGGCGGTTGCTCCGCGAAACGCATAAAAGCGTTGTCGAAATCGCCCTGGAAGTAGGTTACGCCAACCCCAGCCATTTTGCGCAACTCTTCCGCCGGGAAACCGGCTTATCTCCCAGCGATTACCGCCGGCAGCGGTGA
- a CDS encoding dienelactone hydrolase family protein — MERKQASDYPQELLDLFHEYQHGDMDRRSFMDHLSKFATGGLTAMAIFESLTPNYAWAQQVPPDDKRIKVGYETVQSLSGNGSIKGYLARPAKGKKWPAVIVIHENRGLNPYIEDVARRLATANFMAFAPDGLTSVGGFPGTDEKGAQLFRTVDGKKMTEDFVAAAKWLKARPDSTGKLGAVGFCFGGGIVNQLAVRLGKDLNAGAPFYGRQPGADDVPKISAPLLLHYAGNDQGINAGIAAYEAALKANNKTYTVHIYEGKQHGFHNDTTPRYDETSAKLAWTRTLEFFNKYLR, encoded by the coding sequence ATGGAACGAAAGCAAGCATCCGATTATCCGCAAGAGTTGTTAGACCTGTTTCACGAGTATCAGCACGGTGACATGGATCGCCGCTCATTTATGGACCATCTTAGTAAGTTCGCGACTGGCGGCCTGACTGCGATGGCAATTTTTGAGAGCCTCACGCCGAATTATGCCTGGGCGCAACAAGTGCCGCCCGATGATAAACGCATCAAGGTAGGTTACGAAACCGTCCAATCGCTCTCTGGAAATGGGTCGATCAAAGGCTACCTGGCTCGCCCCGCAAAAGGGAAAAAGTGGCCTGCTGTTATTGTCATTCACGAAAACCGTGGTCTCAATCCGTATATCGAGGATGTGGCGCGTCGGCTTGCTACTGCCAACTTTATGGCTTTTGCGCCGGACGGATTGACTTCGGTCGGCGGTTTTCCTGGCACGGATGAAAAAGGGGCTCAACTCTTTCGTACGGTGGATGGCAAAAAGATGACTGAAGATTTCGTCGCGGCGGCCAAATGGCTCAAAGCGCGTCCCGATTCCACAGGGAAATTGGGAGCTGTCGGGTTTTGCTTCGGCGGCGGCATCGTGAATCAACTGGCTGTGCGACTTGGAAAGGATTTGAATGCCGGTGCCCCGTTTTATGGTCGCCAGCCAGGAGCGGATGATGTCCCCAAAATTTCAGCGCCGCTGTTGCTTCATTACGCTGGAAATGACCAGGGCATCAACGCGGGAATTGCTGCTTATGAAGCGGCACTGAAAGCGAACAACAAGACTTACACGGTACACATCTACGAAGGCAAACAACATGGTTTTCACAACGATACGACACCGCGATATGACGAAACTTCCGCCAAACTGGCATGGACGCGCACCCTCGAATTTTTCAACAAGTATTTGCGATAA
- the atpD gene encoding F0F1 ATP synthase subunit beta, with protein sequence MASANGNSANGAVGKVVQVIGPVVDVEFSEGYLPPIYQALRVTSEGFDVPTPINVICEVQQHLGEGRVRTVSMLPTEGMVRGMTAQDTGGPIKVPVGNGTLGRIINVIGDPVDERGPVTASDYYPIHRHAPTFEEQSTEMEMLTTGIKVIDLIQPFLKGGKIGLFGGAGVGKTVTIMELINNVAKAHGGFSVFAGVGERTREGNDLWLEMRESHVIDDEDISKSRVALVYGQMTEPPGARLRVALSGLTVAEYFRDQGRDVLLFIDNIFRFTQAGSEVSALLGRMPSAVGYQPNLATEMGELQERITSTKTGSVTSVQAIYVPADDLTDPAPATTFAHLDATTVLAREIAALGIFPAVDPLSSTSRILDPNIVGEAHYNCAQDVKRILQRYKDLQDIIAILGIDELSEEDKLTVARARKIQRFLSQPFHVAEQFTGIPGALVSLEETIRGFREIIDGKHDDIPEQAFFLKGTIEDVIEAAKKM encoded by the coding sequence ATGGCATCTGCAAATGGCAATTCCGCGAACGGCGCCGTTGGCAAAGTTGTCCAGGTAATCGGTCCGGTCGTGGACGTAGAATTTTCCGAAGGCTATCTGCCACCAATTTATCAGGCGTTGCGCGTCACCAGCGAAGGATTCGACGTGCCGACTCCAATCAACGTGATCTGCGAAGTTCAACAGCACTTGGGCGAAGGGCGCGTCCGCACAGTTTCCATGCTTCCGACCGAAGGCATGGTGCGCGGGATGACGGCGCAAGATACAGGCGGCCCGATCAAGGTGCCGGTCGGCAACGGCACACTTGGGCGCATCATTAATGTCATCGGCGATCCGGTGGACGAACGCGGACCGGTGACGGCATCTGACTATTATCCGATTCACCGTCACGCCCCCACCTTTGAGGAGCAATCCACAGAGATGGAAATGCTCACCACGGGCATCAAGGTCATTGACCTGATTCAGCCGTTTTTGAAAGGCGGAAAGATTGGCTTGTTCGGCGGCGCAGGCGTGGGCAAGACGGTGACGATCATGGAATTGATCAACAATGTCGCCAAAGCGCACGGCGGATTTTCGGTCTTTGCGGGTGTGGGCGAACGCACGCGCGAGGGGAACGATCTGTGGCTGGAAATGCGCGAATCGCACGTCATTGACGACGAAGACATCAGCAAATCCCGCGTGGCATTGGTGTACGGCCAGATGACCGAACCGCCCGGAGCGCGTTTGCGCGTGGCGCTGTCCGGATTGACGGTGGCCGAATATTTTCGCGACCAGGGACGCGACGTGTTGTTGTTCATTGATAACATTTTCCGCTTCACACAAGCGGGATCGGAAGTGTCCGCGCTGCTAGGCCGTATGCCTTCGGCGGTGGGTTACCAGCCGAACCTGGCGACAGAAATGGGCGAATTGCAGGAGCGCATCACTTCAACCAAAACCGGTTCGGTGACTTCTGTGCAGGCGATTTACGTTCCGGCGGACGATTTGACCGATCCGGCTCCGGCGACGACCTTCGCGCATTTGGATGCGACGACGGTGCTGGCGCGCGAAATCGCCGCGTTGGGAATCTTCCCGGCGGTTGACCCGCTGTCTTCGACTTCGCGCATTCTCGATCCGAACATTGTCGGCGAAGCGCATTACAACTGTGCGCAGGACGTGAAGCGCATTTTGCAACGGTACAAAGACCTGCAGGACATCATCGCCATTCTCGGTATTGACGAACTGTCGGAAGAGGACAAGCTGACCGTGGCGCGTGCGCGCAAGATTCAGCGTTTCCTTTCGCAACCCTTCCACGTTGCTGAACAGTTCACCGGAATTCCCGGCGCGCTGGTTTCGCTCGAGGAAACGATCCGCGGTTTCCGCGAGATTATTGACGGCAAACATGACGACATTCCCGAACAAGCTTTCTTCTTGAAAGGCACGATAGAAGACGTCATCGAAGCGGCGAAGAAAATGTAA
- a CDS encoding F0F1 ATP synthase subunit epsilon: MADKLNLEVITPERLVLRESVDEVVVPGLDGELGILPEHTALISQLKTGVLTYKQGSASKQLHVSGGFVEVQADSVAVLSDVAERPEEIDLERAERARERAEQRLKSQGDDVDFRRAELKLQRAIIRIQLADRR; the protein is encoded by the coding sequence ATGGCTGACAAACTCAATTTAGAAGTAATCACACCCGAACGATTGGTGCTACGCGAATCGGTGGATGAAGTTGTGGTGCCCGGGCTGGATGGCGAACTTGGCATTTTGCCGGAACACACGGCGCTGATCTCGCAATTGAAAACAGGCGTGCTGACTTACAAACAGGGATCAGCGAGCAAGCAATTGCATGTCAGCGGCGGTTTTGTTGAAGTGCAGGCGGACAGCGTCGCAGTACTTTCTGACGTTGCCGAACGTCCGGAAGAAATTGACCTGGAACGCGCTGAACGCGCTCGTGAACGTGCTGAACAGCGTCTGAAGTCACAGGGCGATGATGTGGATTTCCGTCGCGCAGAGTTAAAACTTCAACGCGCCATCATCCGCATTCAATTGGCCGATAGAAGGTAA
- a CDS encoding MotA/TolQ/ExbB proton channel family protein: MLDLILRASPIAKVVLLVLLIFSVASWAIIFTKARVTKLAQQQASQFLQLFANSNRWADLHSGSASLRENPLAAIFFAADAELQKQGALNLEAVHRAMQSTAVDETTRLEKSLGWLASTASAAPFIGLFGTVVGIIIAFQGLSQATTASIQAVAPGIAEALIATAAGIAAAVPAVLAYNHYVNQIKTMAAEMDSFTLRLLNFIEREVGR; this comes from the coding sequence CTGCTCGATTTGATCCTGCGCGCCAGCCCAATTGCCAAAGTCGTACTTCTCGTTCTGCTGATTTTCTCCGTCGCGTCCTGGGCTATCATTTTTACGAAAGCCCGTGTGACGAAACTGGCTCAGCAACAGGCTTCACAGTTTTTACAATTGTTTGCCAACAGCAACCGTTGGGCGGATTTGCATTCCGGCAGCGCCAGTTTGCGTGAAAATCCGCTGGCGGCAATTTTCTTTGCCGCTGACGCAGAGCTTCAAAAGCAAGGCGCGCTCAACCTTGAAGCTGTCCATCGCGCAATGCAGAGCACAGCGGTAGACGAAACCACCAGACTGGAGAAAAGCCTCGGGTGGTTGGCTTCGACGGCCAGCGCGGCTCCGTTCATTGGGTTGTTTGGCACTGTCGTCGGAATCATCATCGCGTTTCAGGGATTGAGCCAGGCGACAACGGCTTCGATTCAGGCGGTCGCCCCTGGCATTGCCGAAGCATTGATTGCCACCGCCGCAGGCATTGCCGCGGCGGTTCCGGCTGTGCTGGCGTACAACCATTACGTCAATCAGATCAAAACGATGGCGGCGGAAATGGACAGCTTCACGCTGCGCTTGCTGAATTTTATCGAACGAGAGGTCGGACGATAG
- a CDS encoding biopolymer transporter ExbD: MAFTNRTGRTQTTLAEINVTPLVDVMLVLLVIFMVTAPILQTGIQVNLPKTREAQSNEATPQALILSVDKEGSVYLSGKNERQAVNINDLPRLLNERLASSKDRRVYLRGDGDTPYRVIAYVLDQAKRAQASVSLVTEPQAKK; encoded by the coding sequence ATGGCCTTTACGAATCGAACCGGAAGAACGCAAACCACGCTGGCGGAAATCAACGTCACGCCGCTGGTGGACGTGATGCTGGTGTTGTTGGTGATCTTTATGGTTACCGCGCCGATCCTGCAAACCGGCATTCAGGTCAATCTGCCGAAAACGCGCGAAGCGCAATCGAACGAAGCGACGCCGCAGGCGCTGATTCTGTCTGTGGACAAGGAAGGCTCCGTTTACCTGAGCGGCAAAAACGAACGGCAAGCTGTGAACATTAACGATTTGCCGCGGCTTTTGAATGAGCGGCTGGCGTCTTCCAAAGACCGTCGAGTGTATCTGCGCGGAGACGGCGATACGCCATATCGCGTGATCGCCTACGTTCTGGATCAAGCCAAGCGCGCACAGGCCAGCGTCAGTCTGGTGACTGAACCGCAGGCGAAGAAGTGA
- a CDS encoding TonB C-terminal domain-containing protein, translating to MKQDQRFGAILSAALHVIVLTGLVWFFRNPLTTTIVAAGEGQGGEGVIEVGTIAANQLGFTLPRNVSFVGNEPNTANNEIVETERTSDLNAEVLPSDVKKKPEEKATTTDRPTANQTSQVVSPTPLRGSSPNSSVEVGRSFGSPMPQLANGVGVGSGANLGASGVPGGSEYGRRIQMILSRNYTPPASSDTTSQFVIVQLRIARDGRILSLTGGRVASAYFKKRSSNDLVNFAAERAVIASNPLPPFPNGFLLGAQEAVAEIWFRYPK from the coding sequence GTGAAGCAAGACCAACGCTTTGGAGCGATTTTATCCGCGGCGCTGCACGTGATTGTGCTCACCGGCTTGGTGTGGTTCTTTCGCAATCCGCTGACGACAACCATTGTTGCCGCGGGCGAAGGGCAGGGAGGCGAAGGCGTGATCGAAGTCGGCACCATCGCCGCCAACCAGCTTGGGTTCACGCTTCCGCGGAATGTTTCTTTTGTTGGCAACGAACCGAACACTGCCAACAATGAAATTGTCGAAACTGAAAGAACGTCTGATCTGAATGCAGAAGTGCTGCCTTCAGACGTGAAAAAGAAACCTGAAGAAAAAGCGACGACGACGGATCGCCCAACGGCGAATCAAACCTCGCAGGTTGTTTCGCCTACGCCGTTGCGCGGAAGTTCGCCCAACAGCAGTGTCGAAGTCGGACGCTCTTTTGGTTCTCCGATGCCGCAATTGGCCAACGGCGTCGGCGTTGGTTCGGGCGCGAATCTGGGAGCCAGCGGCGTTCCCGGCGGGTCGGAATATGGGCGGCGCATTCAGATGATTTTGAGCCGCAATTACACGCCGCCTGCAAGCAGCGACACGACTTCGCAGTTTGTGATCGTGCAGTTACGCATTGCGCGCGATGGTCGCATTCTTTCGTTGACAGGCGGGCGTGTCGCGTCGGCTTATTTCAAAAAACGCAGTTCAAATGATCTGGTTAATTTCGCCGCCGAGCGCGCAGTGATTGCGTCCAATCCGCTGCCGCCGTTTCCCAACGGATTTCTGCTCGGCGCGCAAGAAGCGGTTGCCGAAATCTGGTTCCGCTATCCGAAATAA